The following proteins come from a genomic window of Frondihabitans peucedani:
- a CDS encoding TIGR01777 family oxidoreductase encodes MTPNDSTGSTVLIAGGSGLIGSEVTRQLEAAGHTVLTLVRRPPSKPTEFTWSPAAGILDYTLMDRADSVVNLSGASLSKLPWTPAYKHEIHDSRVTATRTLVEAMRRAETPPSVFLSGSAVGVYGDRPLDILTEDSTRGTGFLADVVTDWEAEAEGAPESTRVVLLRTGIVIGPGGAMKPLLALTKAFLGSRLGNGSQIWPWISLHDEAAAIVHLLSSDLEGPVNLAGPVPATSNRLTARVAEDLGKPYRLAVPEFAIRGLLGDAGQEMLLSSQKVVPQRLLDDGFVFRHETAEQALDALIK; translated from the coding sequence ATGACTCCGAACGACTCCACCGGCTCGACCGTTCTCATCGCCGGAGGCTCCGGGCTGATCGGGTCCGAGGTCACCAGGCAGCTCGAGGCGGCCGGGCACACCGTGCTCACCCTGGTGCGGCGGCCTCCGTCGAAGCCGACCGAGTTCACCTGGTCGCCCGCCGCGGGCATCCTCGACTACACGCTGATGGACCGCGCCGACTCGGTCGTCAACCTCTCCGGGGCGTCGCTGTCGAAGCTCCCGTGGACGCCTGCCTACAAGCACGAGATCCACGACTCCCGGGTCACCGCGACGCGGACCCTCGTCGAGGCGATGCGACGTGCCGAGACCCCTCCGAGCGTCTTCCTGAGCGGGTCCGCGGTCGGCGTCTACGGCGACCGGCCGCTCGACATCCTGACCGAGGACTCGACCCGCGGCACGGGGTTCCTGGCCGACGTGGTCACCGACTGGGAGGCCGAGGCGGAGGGCGCGCCGGAGTCGACGCGCGTCGTCCTGCTCCGCACCGGGATCGTCATCGGGCCCGGCGGCGCGATGAAGCCGCTGCTCGCCCTGACGAAGGCGTTCCTCGGGTCACGGCTCGGCAACGGCTCGCAGATCTGGCCGTGGATCAGCCTCCACGACGAGGCCGCGGCGATCGTCCACCTGCTGAGCAGCGACCTCGAAGGCCCGGTCAACCTCGCCGGCCCGGTCCCCGCCACCAGCAACCGCCTGACCGCGCGGGTCGCCGAAGACCTCGGCAAGCCCTACCGGCTCGCCGTCCCCGAGTTCGCGATCCGCGGGTTGCTCGGCGACGCCGGCCAGGAGATGCTGCTGTCGAGCCAGAAGGTGGTGCCGCAGAGGCTGCTCGACGACGGGTTCGTGTTCCGCCACGAGACGGCCGAGCAGGCGCTCGACGCCCTGATCAAGTAG
- a CDS encoding GNAT family N-acetyltransferase: MRQGYPGVASIVVVVHYREVPVDEPEAHALLEAYFTERIATFPDPAGYTTTFPDSAAFVPPRGVFVVVDLDDREAVACGGIRRIDAGSSGEVRYEVKHLFVSPDGRGHGLGKALLAELERRAARFGATEAVLDTNDSLTAAGGLYRSTGYSSIEPYNDNPNATHWYAKRLSAVDAPDISG; encoded by the coding sequence ATGCGTCAAGGCTACCCGGGGGTCGCTAGCATCGTCGTCGTGGTGCACTATCGCGAGGTCCCTGTCGACGAGCCCGAGGCGCACGCCCTCCTCGAGGCCTACTTCACCGAGCGGATCGCGACGTTCCCCGATCCTGCCGGGTACACCACCACGTTCCCCGACTCGGCCGCGTTCGTGCCGCCGCGCGGAGTGTTCGTCGTCGTCGACCTCGACGATCGAGAGGCCGTGGCCTGCGGCGGCATCCGCAGGATCGACGCCGGCTCGTCAGGAGAGGTCAGGTACGAGGTCAAGCACCTCTTCGTGTCGCCGGACGGCCGTGGGCACGGGCTGGGCAAGGCCCTGCTCGCCGAGCTCGAGCGTCGCGCCGCCCGGTTCGGAGCGACGGAGGCCGTGCTCGACACCAACGACAGCCTGACCGCTGCCGGGGGCCTCTACCGCTCGACCGGCTACTCGTCGATCGAGCCCTACAACGACAACCCGAACGCGACGCACTGGTACGCCAAGCGCCTGAGCGCCGTCGACGCGCCGGATATCTCCGGCTAG
- the thyX gene encoding FAD-dependent thymidylate synthase, producing MPEEASTTPASTTPASSEPAATEPTATEPAATTQAGTSELAAASAAHEGARARPTPEFRSDVTVELVRSSAHDSDVLFAARVSTMGEQTLEGAQASAESEGATKGAGLINYLMRDRHGSPFEHNSMTFYVQAPIFVFREFMRHRMASYNEESGRYRELNPVFYVPAETRNLVQVGKPGAYDFVPGTADQFELVDSAVRESSVQAFDAYQDMLDAGVAREVARIVLPLNIYSSMYVTVNARSLMNFLSLRTKREGTHFPSFPQREIEMCAEKMEDIWAGLMPLTYAAFGKNGRVAP from the coding sequence GTGCCAGAAGAAGCCTCGACCACGCCCGCATCGACCACGCCCGCATCGTCGGAGCCCGCAGCCACCGAGCCCACCGCCACCGAGCCCGCAGCCACCACGCAGGCCGGCACCTCCGAGCTCGCCGCGGCCAGCGCTGCTCACGAGGGCGCTCGCGCCCGGCCGACGCCGGAGTTCCGCAGCGACGTCACCGTCGAGCTCGTCCGGTCGAGCGCCCACGACTCCGACGTGCTCTTCGCGGCCCGCGTCTCGACGATGGGCGAGCAGACCCTCGAGGGCGCGCAGGCGAGCGCCGAGAGCGAGGGGGCGACGAAGGGCGCCGGTCTCATCAACTACCTGATGCGCGACCGTCACGGCTCCCCGTTCGAGCACAACTCGATGACCTTCTACGTCCAGGCGCCGATCTTCGTGTTCCGCGAGTTCATGCGGCACCGCATGGCGTCGTACAACGAAGAGAGCGGCCGCTACCGCGAGCTCAACCCGGTCTTCTACGTGCCCGCCGAGACGCGCAACCTGGTCCAGGTCGGCAAGCCCGGCGCCTACGACTTCGTGCCCGGCACCGCCGACCAGTTCGAGCTCGTCGACTCGGCCGTCCGCGAGTCGTCCGTCCAGGCCTTCGACGCCTACCAGGACATGCTCGACGCCGGCGTCGCCCGCGAGGTCGCCCGCATCGTCCTGCCTCTGAACATCTACTCGTCGATGTACGTCACGGTGAACGCGCGCTCCCTGATGAACTTCCTGAGTCTCCGCACCAAGCGCGAGGGCACGCACTTCCCGTCGTTCCCGCAGCGCGAGATCGAGATGTGCGCCGAGAAGATGGAAGACATCTGGGCCGGGCTCATGCCGCTCACCTACGCCGCGTTCGGCAAGAACGGCCGTGTCGCCCCGTAG
- a CDS encoding pitrilysin family protein: MNGPVPLPLDQVELSFRASGDELVRRSILTTGVRVLSERMAGARSATVGFWVAVGSRDETEGERGSTHFLEHLLFKGTETRSAFDISVAFESVGGEHNAATAKEYTCYYAKVRDVDLDMAVDVLADMVISSTLDEAEFEIERGVILDELAMADDDAADVGSERLFESVFGDHPLGRPIGGSPDSIRQAKRDDVLRHYRANYRPQDLIVTVAGAVDHDELVRRIEAALTRAGWPASAGTPVPRRSTAPAPFVQGEPVLVLPRPLEQATVLLGVPGLALTDPRRPVLSMLNAVLGGGMSSRLFQEIREKRGLAYSVYSFTPSYSDGGLFGLYAGCAPRNAPDVSRLLLDEFDRLAADGATSDELERSLGMLGGAAALALEDSDTRMNRLGRAEISTGEFVDLDESLARLAAVTADDVQSLAAELRAGVLSTVVVGDVDPALFDPSDVRPAATTPPALP, from the coding sequence ATGAATGGTCCTGTCCCGCTGCCACTCGACCAGGTCGAGCTCTCGTTCCGCGCATCCGGCGACGAGCTCGTCCGCCGGAGCATCCTGACGACCGGTGTCCGGGTGCTCTCCGAGCGCATGGCCGGGGCCCGGAGCGCGACCGTCGGCTTCTGGGTCGCCGTGGGCTCGCGCGACGAGACCGAGGGCGAACGGGGCTCCACCCACTTCCTCGAGCACCTCCTCTTCAAGGGCACCGAGACGAGGTCGGCCTTCGACATCTCCGTGGCCTTCGAGAGCGTCGGCGGCGAGCACAACGCCGCGACCGCCAAGGAGTACACCTGCTACTACGCCAAGGTCCGCGACGTCGATCTCGACATGGCTGTCGATGTCCTCGCCGACATGGTGATCTCGTCGACGCTCGACGAGGCCGAGTTCGAGATCGAGCGGGGCGTCATCCTCGACGAGCTGGCGATGGCCGACGACGACGCGGCCGACGTCGGCAGCGAGCGCCTCTTCGAGTCCGTCTTCGGCGACCACCCGCTCGGTCGGCCCATCGGCGGCTCGCCCGACAGCATCCGCCAGGCGAAGCGCGACGACGTGCTCCGCCACTACCGGGCCAACTACCGTCCGCAAGACCTCATCGTCACCGTCGCCGGTGCCGTCGATCACGACGAGCTGGTGCGCAGGATCGAGGCCGCCCTCACCCGGGCCGGCTGGCCCGCCTCCGCGGGCACCCCGGTCCCTCGTCGCTCCACCGCCCCGGCCCCCTTCGTGCAGGGCGAGCCCGTCCTCGTCCTCCCTCGCCCCCTGGAGCAGGCCACGGTGCTGCTCGGCGTGCCCGGCCTGGCACTCACCGACCCGCGGCGCCCCGTGCTGAGCATGCTGAACGCCGTCCTCGGCGGCGGCATGTCGTCGCGGCTCTTCCAGGAGATCCGCGAGAAGCGCGGCCTCGCCTACTCCGTCTACTCGTTCACGCCCAGCTACTCCGACGGCGGCCTCTTCGGCCTCTACGCCGGCTGCGCGCCCCGCAACGCCCCCGACGTGTCGAGGCTCCTGCTCGACGAGTTCGACCGGCTCGCGGCCGACGGTGCCACCTCCGACGAGCTCGAGCGCTCCCTCGGCATGCTCGGCGGGGCGGCCGCCCTGGCCCTCGAAGACAGCGACACGCGCATGAACCGCCTCGGGCGGGCCGAGATCTCAACGGGCGAGTTCGTCGATCTCGACGAGTCGCTGGCCCGCCTGGCGGCGGTCACGGCCGACGACGTGCAGAGTCTCGCCGCCGAGCTGCGCGCGGGCGTACTGTCCACGGTGGTCGTGGGCGACGTCGATCCTGCGCTGTTCGATCCGTCCGACGTCCGGCCCGCGGCGACGACGCCGCCGGCCCTTCCGTGA
- the dapB gene encoding 4-hydroxy-tetrahydrodipicolinate reductase: MTTRVAVVGATGKMGRLFLRLIDDDPELELHAGLSSKDDLEGVVGAALVVDVTVPAVSPGIVEKAVRAGIPVLVGTSGWSEPRLAALRRVVAEVDGPGVLVIPNFSVGSVLATTFATMAARFYESVEIIETHHPGKVDSPSGTAIRTAELIAAARRDLGPVRAPHADQRARGQQVASVPVHSLRLPGIEARQEVVFGGTGETLSLLHDTTAQSAYEKGIRLSLDAAPTVTGVVVGLDSILSLGAPE; this comes from the coding sequence ATGACAACTCGTGTCGCCGTGGTCGGAGCAACAGGCAAGATGGGGCGGCTGTTCCTCCGGCTGATCGACGACGACCCGGAGCTCGAGCTGCACGCCGGCCTCTCGTCGAAGGACGACCTCGAGGGCGTCGTCGGTGCCGCCCTCGTCGTCGACGTGACCGTGCCCGCCGTGAGCCCCGGCATCGTCGAGAAGGCCGTCCGGGCCGGCATCCCGGTCCTCGTCGGCACCTCCGGCTGGTCGGAGCCCCGGCTCGCAGCGCTCCGCCGCGTCGTCGCCGAGGTCGACGGGCCCGGCGTCCTGGTCATCCCCAACTTCTCGGTCGGATCGGTGCTCGCCACCACCTTCGCCACGATGGCGGCCCGCTTCTACGAGTCCGTCGAGATCATCGAGACCCACCACCCCGGCAAGGTCGACTCGCCGTCGGGCACCGCGATCCGCACGGCGGAGCTCATCGCCGCGGCACGGCGCGACCTCGGGCCCGTCCGCGCGCCGCACGCCGACCAGCGGGCCCGCGGGCAGCAGGTCGCCAGCGTGCCGGTGCACAGCCTCCGGCTCCCCGGCATCGAGGCCCGCCAGGAGGTCGTCTTCGGCGGCACAGGCGAGACGCTGTCGCTCCTCCACGACACGACGGCGCAGTCGGCCTACGAGAAGGGCATCCGGCTCTCTCTCGACGCGGCGCCCACCGTCACGGGAGTCGTCGTCGGCCTCGACTCGATCCTGTCGCTCGGGGCCCCGGAGTGA
- a CDS encoding phosphoglycerate mutase family protein: protein MSHYLYLVRHGEQQDAEYGLPDGPLSERGKRQARAIAQRLGGVPFDAAWHSPLERAAETATIMTEMMPALTPEPSTLLFDCIPCGPSPDMPQAYKPFFGGVTEQEIEAGEAQMSDAVAEWLTPAREDRHDLLITHNFVIGWFVREVFGAPSWRWMGVNQANCGLTIIRVRSAKPPELVTHNDLGHLPVELRTGLPVEQPL, encoded by the coding sequence GTGTCGCACTACCTCTACCTCGTCCGGCACGGCGAGCAGCAGGACGCCGAGTACGGCCTCCCCGACGGCCCGCTCTCCGAGCGGGGCAAGCGGCAGGCCCGCGCGATCGCCCAGCGGCTCGGCGGGGTCCCGTTCGACGCGGCCTGGCACTCGCCCCTCGAGCGCGCCGCCGAGACGGCCACGATCATGACCGAGATGATGCCGGCCCTGACGCCGGAGCCGTCGACGCTCCTGTTCGACTGCATCCCCTGCGGGCCGTCGCCCGACATGCCGCAGGCCTACAAGCCGTTCTTCGGGGGAGTGACCGAGCAGGAGATCGAGGCCGGCGAGGCGCAGATGTCCGACGCGGTCGCCGAGTGGCTGACGCCGGCTCGCGAAGACCGACACGACCTCCTCATCACGCACAACTTCGTGATCGGCTGGTTCGTCCGCGAGGTGTTCGGGGCGCCGTCCTGGCGCTGGATGGGCGTCAACCAGGCCAACTGCGGGCTCACGATCATCCGGGTGCGCTCGGCGAAGCCGCCGGAGCTCGTGACGCACAACGACCTCGGGCACCTGCCGGTGGAGCTCCGGACCGGCCTCCCGGTCGAGCAGCCGCTCTAG